A DNA window from Streptococcus sp. LPB0220 contains the following coding sequences:
- a CDS encoding ABC transporter ATP-binding protein, which yields MLYIWSYLKKYPKWLALNLFSAVLFVIVNLGLPTILARMIDEGINPRDVDRLYFWGWVMFAIILLGIAGRIILSYAVGQLTTTMVRDMRNDLYAKLQEYSHREYEQIGVSSLVTRLTSDAFVLMQFADSMLKMGVITPLMMVSSVLLILTTSPSLAWIVAVSVPFLAVVVWYVAVKTRPLSEKQQKTLDHLNQFARENLTGLRVIRAFAREEFQEEKFAAENAVYAENSNKLFKLTGLTEPLFVQIIIAMIVAIVWFALDPLHDGSLKIGDLVAFIEYSFHALLSFLFLANLFTMYPRTAVSSRRLKEIMDMPISIDPNENGVTETTSRGYLEFDNVTFAYPGETESPVLHNISFQAKPGETIAFIGSTGSGKSSLVQLIPRFYDVTLGKILVDGVDVRDYNLKALRQKIGFIPQKALLFTGTIAENLRYGKEDASVQELEQAAEISQAKEFIDSREERFDTHLAEGGSNLSGGQKQRLSIARAVVKDPDVFIFDDSFSALDYKTDATLRKRLKEVTGDATVLIVAQRVGTIMDADQIIVLDQGEIVGRGTHDELMESNEIYREIANSQLDSPSLTEE from the coding sequence ATGCTATATATTTGGTCTTACTTGAAAAAGTATCCCAAGTGGCTAGCCCTGAATCTATTTTCAGCGGTCCTGTTTGTTATTGTCAATTTGGGCTTGCCAACGATTCTAGCTCGCATGATTGATGAGGGGATTAACCCGCGTGATGTGGATCGGCTGTATTTCTGGGGCTGGGTCATGTTTGCGATTATTTTACTTGGGATTGCGGGACGGATTATCTTGTCTTACGCGGTTGGTCAACTAACGACCACCATGGTCCGAGATATGCGAAATGACCTCTATGCTAAGTTACAGGAGTACTCGCATCGCGAGTATGAGCAAATTGGGGTATCGTCATTGGTCACTCGTTTGACTTCGGATGCCTTTGTTTTGATGCAGTTTGCGGATTCTATGTTGAAGATGGGGGTCATCACACCCTTGATGATGGTTTCCAGTGTTCTCTTGATTCTGACAACCAGTCCTTCTTTAGCGTGGATTGTAGCGGTATCTGTACCATTTCTTGCTGTCGTCGTCTGGTATGTAGCAGTTAAGACACGTCCACTTTCTGAGAAGCAACAAAAGACCCTCGACCATCTTAATCAGTTTGCGCGTGAAAATTTGACTGGACTTCGTGTGATTCGTGCCTTTGCCCGTGAAGAATTCCAGGAAGAGAAATTTGCGGCTGAAAATGCAGTCTACGCAGAAAACTCGAATAAATTGTTCAAACTAACTGGTTTGACAGAGCCCTTATTTGTGCAGATCATCATTGCTATGATTGTGGCGATTGTCTGGTTTGCTTTGGATCCTCTTCATGACGGTAGTTTGAAAATTGGGGATCTGGTTGCTTTTATTGAGTATAGCTTCCACGCGCTCTTATCTTTCCTCTTTTTAGCCAATCTCTTTACCATGTATCCTCGGACTGCGGTTTCTAGCCGTCGGCTCAAGGAAATCATGGACATGCCCATTTCGATCGATCCAAATGAGAATGGTGTAACAGAAACAACGTCTCGTGGCTATTTGGAATTTGACAATGTCACCTTTGCCTATCCAGGTGAGACGGAGAGTCCAGTTCTTCACAACATTTCCTTTCAAGCCAAACCTGGCGAAACGATTGCCTTTATCGGTTCGACCGGTTCTGGGAAATCTTCACTTGTGCAGTTGATTCCTCGATTCTATGATGTAACGCTTGGGAAAATTTTGGTGGATGGCGTGGATGTCCGTGACTACAATCTGAAAGCCCTTCGCCAAAAGATTGGTTTTATTCCGCAAAAGGCCTTGCTCTTTACAGGAACCATTGCTGAGAACCTTCGTTATGGGAAAGAAGATGCCTCTGTACAAGAGCTAGAACAAGCGGCTGAAATTTCCCAAGCCAAGGAATTTATCGACAGTCGTGAGGAACGCTTTGATACCCATTTGGCAGAAGGTGGTAGCAACCTTTCAGGTGGTCAAAAACAACGCTTATCCATCGCTCGTGCCGTTGTCAAAGATCCAGATGTCTTTATTTTTGATGATTCCTTCTCTGCCTTAGACTACAAGACGGATGCCACTTTGCGGAAGCGTCTCAAAGAAGTCACAGGAGATGCGACCGTCTTGATCGTAGCGCAACGCGTGGGAACCATTATGGATGCGGATCAAATTATTGTCTTGGACCAAGGGGAGATCGTTGGTCGAGGAACCCACGATGAATTGATGGAAAGCAATGAGATCTATCGTGAAATTGCCAATTCGCAGCTCGATAGTCCATCATTAACAGAGGAATAG
- a CDS encoding right-handed parallel beta-helix repeat-containing protein — MYHLNKDIIFGIRKSKLGVFSVVIAIMGACFLTGKSVAADQVGEQAQVQTQGQEATTSDPASSQVDTSQYGASMPYTRYEADKGNLLGKAEVEQSQDSHSTAIEASDQTHVALKEKGDGVSFKVNEPANALTVRYTVPDGASGQLDVQVNGHSVQQLDLSSSSNWQYLNDKGVHDSAQADTRARFQFDEVHSLLPDIQLQKGDVVSLVKNRSDDVHYGLDFVEFEQAPDPIAQGDNAINIVSKGATPNDDTDDSQALYDAIYEAKQTGKNVYIPAGRFNLNRKVGIDASDMKISGAGIWHTQLHFTSDQAGGGGFDFLHQDNHVEFSEVYLSSNLRSRYGENAQYKAISGTPGKNSHIHDIWAEHFEVGMWIGDYAGKNDMKYTDGLVVENVRLRNNLADGVNFAQGTKNSIVRNSSIRGNGDDGLASWSSIADGTESAVAENNKFLHNTIELGWRAGGVGIFGGKGHEIAYNRIKDNIGDAGIRLTTVFKGHNFDLNEEGIRVHHNLLERTGTKSDIYNKHRGSIDVETRYGDIKNVTIEDNVFVAPFDTGVTDHLNPNGGILNHVEVRNNQTMSQLSHSAQAGLSAPASKPIGQALKVKEKPLQASAVKASLQPSKVQPSKKQTGLNLKQAKTVTKTVKPNYVLKATNSKQKSFLKAPSALFLYRMMGLSQTV, encoded by the coding sequence ATGTATCATTTAAACAAAGATATCATTTTTGGCATTCGCAAGTCTAAGCTTGGAGTCTTTTCTGTCGTAATTGCGATCATGGGGGCTTGTTTTTTGACTGGAAAATCTGTGGCAGCTGATCAAGTTGGAGAGCAAGCACAAGTCCAAACACAAGGGCAAGAAGCGACAACTTCTGATCCCGCAAGCTCTCAAGTAGATACCAGCCAATATGGAGCATCTATGCCTTACACCCGTTATGAAGCAGACAAAGGAAACCTCCTTGGAAAGGCAGAGGTAGAGCAGTCTCAAGACAGTCACTCAACAGCTATTGAAGCTTCTGATCAGACTCATGTCGCTTTAAAAGAAAAGGGAGATGGTGTTTCCTTTAAGGTCAATGAACCAGCCAATGCTTTAACCGTACGCTACACGGTACCAGATGGCGCAAGTGGACAACTCGATGTACAGGTGAATGGTCATAGTGTTCAACAATTGGATCTTTCGTCCTCATCAAACTGGCAGTACTTGAATGACAAAGGTGTACACGATAGTGCACAGGCAGATACACGTGCCCGCTTCCAATTTGATGAAGTGCATAGCCTCCTTCCAGACATTCAACTTCAAAAAGGAGATGTGGTTTCACTAGTGAAAAACAGGTCAGACGACGTCCATTACGGCCTTGACTTTGTGGAATTCGAGCAAGCTCCAGACCCGATTGCTCAAGGGGACAATGCTATCAATATTGTTTCAAAAGGAGCTACACCAAATGATGATACCGATGATAGCCAGGCCCTCTATGATGCGATTTATGAAGCCAAACAAACCGGAAAGAATGTCTATATCCCAGCTGGGCGATTTAATCTCAATCGAAAAGTCGGTATCGATGCTTCCGATATGAAGATTTCAGGGGCCGGTATCTGGCATACCCAACTGCATTTCACTAGTGACCAAGCTGGTGGCGGTGGTTTTGACTTCCTTCACCAAGACAACCATGTTGAATTTAGCGAAGTCTATCTGTCCTCTAACCTTCGTTCACGCTATGGTGAAAATGCTCAGTACAAGGCCATTTCTGGAACGCCAGGGAAGAATTCTCATATTCATGATATTTGGGCCGAACACTTTGAAGTCGGCATGTGGATTGGCGATTATGCTGGCAAAAACGATATGAAGTACACAGATGGTCTAGTAGTTGAAAATGTCCGTTTGCGAAACAATTTAGCTGACGGAGTCAACTTTGCCCAAGGGACTAAGAATTCGATTGTCCGCAATTCTAGTATCCGTGGGAATGGAGATGACGGACTTGCCAGCTGGTCAAGTATTGCGGATGGAACAGAATCAGCAGTAGCAGAAAATAATAAATTCTTGCACAATACGATTGAACTCGGTTGGCGCGCTGGAGGTGTGGGAATCTTTGGTGGGAAAGGCCATGAGATCGCCTACAATCGGATTAAAGACAATATCGGGGATGCCGGAATTCGCTTGACGACTGTCTTTAAAGGCCATAACTTTGATTTGAATGAAGAAGGGATTCGGGTTCACCACAATCTCTTGGAGCGTACAGGGACGAAGAGCGATATCTACAACAAGCATCGTGGATCGATTGATGTTGAAACGCGCTATGGAGATATTAAAAATGTCACCATTGAGGACAATGTATTTGTAGCGCCATTTGATACAGGTGTGACTGATCACCTCAATCCAAATGGAGGTATCCTAAACCATGTCGAAGTCAGAAACAATCAAACCATGAGTCAACTCTCTCATTCAGCTCAAGCAGGACTATCTGCTCCTGCTTCAAAACCAATTGGACAAGCCTTGAAGGTGAAAGAAAAACCCCTTCAAGCAAGCGCAGTGAAGGCTTCCCTTCAACCTTCGAAAGTTCAACCGTCTAAAAAACAAACCGGTCTGAATCTTAAACAAGCAAAGACAGTTACTAAAACAGTCAAACCTAACTATGTCTTAAAAGCAACAAATTCTAAGCAAAAGAGCTTTTTGAAGGCTCCGAGTGCTTTATTCCTTTACCGGATGATGGGGTTAAGTCAAACGGTTTAA
- a CDS encoding ABC transporter ATP-binding protein — MKQEQNSFSRLWTYLRAYRLEVCLSIFLKILSVVMSVVEPFVLGLAITELTKNLMDMAKGLAGAGLNTSYIAIIMTLYLFRGVLYELGSYYSNYFMTNAVQKTVQDMRNDLSHKINHIPVSYFDRHQFGDLLGRFTSDVETVSNALQQSFLQIVNAIFTLLFVISMVLYLNIQLGLVVILSIPITYFSARFIMKKSQPYFKEQADVLGAMNGFVQENLTGFNVLKLYVREKSSQEEFHDITHHLQKVGFKANFISGLMMPILNGISDLTYLIIALFGGLQVIAGRLTVGNMQAFVQYVWQINQPIQNLTQLAGQLQSAKSSLDRIFQVMDEPDEVADVTETLSGDLTGQVSFKNVDFQYVADKPLIRDFNLEVKPGEMVAIVGPTGAGKTTLINLLMRFYDVTAGSITVDGHDIRHLSRQDYRKQFGMVLQDAWLYEGTIKENLRFGNLEATDEEIVEAAKAANVDHFIRTLPGGYNMEMNQESSNISLGQKQLLTIARALLADPKILILDEATSSVDTRLELLIQKAMKNLMKGRTSFVIAHRLSTIQEADKILVLKDGQIIEQGNHQSLLADKGFYYELYNSQFSNKKAE; from the coding sequence ATGAAACAAGAACAAAACAGTTTTAGTAGACTATGGACTTATTTGAGAGCCTATCGCTTGGAAGTTTGCTTGTCCATTTTCTTAAAAATTCTAAGTGTCGTCATGAGTGTTGTCGAACCCTTTGTTTTGGGGCTTGCGATTACTGAGTTGACAAAAAATCTCATGGATATGGCAAAAGGCCTTGCGGGAGCTGGTCTTAATACCTCCTATATCGCGATCATTATGACGCTCTATCTATTCCGTGGGGTCCTCTATGAGTTGGGATCTTATTATTCCAACTATTTTATGACCAATGCTGTTCAAAAGACCGTTCAGGACATGCGAAATGATTTGTCTCATAAAATCAATCACATTCCCGTTTCTTATTTTGACCGGCATCAGTTCGGAGATTTACTGGGACGTTTTACTAGCGATGTCGAAACCGTCTCGAATGCCTTGCAACAGTCCTTCTTACAAATCGTTAATGCTATCTTTACCTTGCTTTTTGTCATCAGCATGGTATTATACTTAAACATCCAACTGGGGCTAGTGGTCATTTTGTCCATTCCGATCACTTATTTCAGTGCTCGATTTATCATGAAAAAATCTCAGCCTTACTTTAAAGAGCAGGCAGATGTTTTGGGGGCAATGAACGGCTTTGTGCAAGAAAATTTAACAGGCTTTAACGTCCTTAAGCTCTACGTTCGGGAAAAATCTTCTCAGGAAGAATTTCATGATATTACCCATCACCTTCAAAAAGTAGGGTTCAAGGCTAATTTCATTTCTGGCTTAATGATGCCGATTTTAAATGGGATTTCAGATTTGACTTATCTCATTATCGCTTTGTTTGGTGGCTTGCAAGTGATAGCAGGTCGTTTGACTGTCGGGAATATGCAGGCCTTCGTTCAATATGTTTGGCAGATCAACCAACCGATTCAAAACTTGACCCAATTGGCAGGTCAGCTACAAAGTGCTAAGTCGTCTCTAGACCGGATTTTCCAAGTCATGGATGAGCCAGATGAAGTAGCAGATGTGACAGAAACCCTCTCTGGAGATTTGACAGGGCAAGTCAGCTTTAAAAACGTTGATTTCCAATACGTAGCGGACAAACCCTTGATTCGCGATTTCAATCTAGAAGTCAAACCAGGTGAAATGGTGGCTATTGTCGGACCGACCGGAGCAGGGAAAACAACTCTGATTAATTTGCTCATGCGTTTTTACGATGTGACTGCGGGATCGATTACGGTGGATGGCCACGATATTCGCCATCTGTCACGCCAAGATTACCGCAAGCAATTTGGGATGGTACTTCAGGATGCCTGGTTGTACGAGGGAACCATCAAAGAAAACCTTCGCTTTGGTAACCTAGAAGCAACGGATGAAGAAATTGTGGAAGCCGCAAAAGCAGCCAATGTTGATCACTTTATCCGGACGCTTCCTGGTGGTTACAATATGGAAATGAACCAGGAGTCTAGCAATATTTCTCTAGGGCAAAAGCAGCTCCTAACCATTGCGCGTGCGCTCCTAGCGGATCCTAAAATATTGATTTTGGATGAAGCGACGTCTTCTGTCGATACGCGTTTAGAACTCTTGATTCAAAAAGCCATGAAGAATTTGATGAAAGGGCGGACTAGCTTTGTCATTGCTCACCGCCTGTCTACCATTCAAGAAGCAGATAAAATCCTTGTCCTCAAAGATGGCCAAATCATCGAGCAAGGAAATCACCAATCCTTGTTGGCAGACAAAGGATTCTACTATGAGCTCTACAATAGCCAATTTTCAAATAAAAAAGCGGAATAA